A single region of the Paramicrobacterium fandaimingii genome encodes:
- a CDS encoding HNH endonuclease signature motif containing protein: protein MFEPKACGGRVGPIPMGDEARGEVALRPFFMVHDYVYLDDEMHAPIVETSDTAALALEELEREQERLLGQQAVVAEKLEAARVAFRNQRDAILVHGSSTALEDDEALRRAFSAEVATRLHVTDRTASNMVEEAKTVINDLPELADAWRVGWVSQQHVRAAAHQAWDVPKEARLAFDSAITPKARTQTSTRFQQTARKLRERLHPETIQERTKQAFAERRVDVCEENDGMASITLTHSADVVLSIDASARALAKRRMGETPGEQRTLTQLRADITAEALLSQLGAETLRIGTFNDGVEHETVEPETDADAEPEGDETERAEPEAAEPEGAPSDEATALSGLTAAQLAAMRPGVVITVPAETLFGNGDEPASLGGYGPIDLDLARDIICQASRFHRVLTSPVDGSTVAIDPTKYRLSEQVKRLIRTRDGTCGFPGCDVPAQRCDIDHVVAWADGGRSTPENLMSLCRRHHTLKHSTRWRSEAQPDGSLLWTSPTGAQHSVQRE, encoded by the coding sequence ATGTTTGAACCGAAGGCGTGTGGGGGTCGGGTTGGTCCGATTCCGATGGGTGATGAGGCCCGCGGTGAGGTAGCTTTGCGTCCGTTTTTCATGGTTCATGACTACGTGTATCTCGATGATGAGATGCATGCTCCGATTGTGGAGACGAGTGACACGGCGGCGTTGGCGTTGGAGGAGTTGGAGCGGGAACAGGAGAGGTTGCTGGGTCAGCAGGCGGTGGTGGCCGAGAAGCTTGAGGCGGCCCGGGTGGCGTTCCGCAATCAACGGGACGCGATTCTCGTGCACGGGTCCTCCACGGCGCTGGAGGATGATGAGGCTTTGCGTCGGGCGTTCAGTGCGGAGGTGGCGACGCGTTTGCATGTGACGGATCGCACGGCGTCGAACATGGTTGAAGAGGCGAAGACTGTGATCAATGATCTTCCCGAGTTGGCGGATGCGTGGCGTGTGGGTTGGGTGTCGCAGCAGCACGTTCGTGCTGCCGCTCATCAGGCGTGGGATGTTCCGAAAGAGGCCCGGCTCGCCTTCGATTCCGCGATCACGCCGAAGGCGCGCACGCAGACGTCGACACGGTTTCAGCAGACGGCCCGGAAGCTTCGTGAGAGGCTGCATCCTGAGACGATCCAGGAGCGCACGAAGCAGGCGTTCGCAGAACGTCGCGTTGATGTGTGTGAAGAGAATGACGGGATGGCGAGCATCACCCTGACGCATTCCGCCGATGTGGTCCTCTCCATCGATGCCAGTGCCCGTGCGTTGGCGAAGCGACGCATGGGGGAAACCCCGGGCGAGCAGCGCACGTTGACGCAGTTGCGTGCCGACATCACGGCCGAGGCACTCCTCTCCCAGCTCGGCGCAGAAACGCTGCGCATCGGCACCTTCAACGACGGGGTCGAACACGAAACGGTTGAGCCCGAAACTGACGCTGACGCTGAGCCTGAGGGTGATGAGACCGAGCGTGCCGAGCCTGAAGCGGCGGAGCCCGAGGGTGCACCGTCAGATGAGGCGACAGCGCTGTCGGGTTTGACGGCGGCACAGTTGGCGGCGATGCGTCCCGGTGTGGTGATCACGGTTCCCGCCGAGACACTCTTCGGTAACGGTGACGAACCTGCATCGCTGGGCGGATACGGCCCCATCGATCTCGACTTGGCGAGAGACATCATCTGCCAGGCGTCACGTTTTCACCGGGTGCTGACCAGCCCGGTTGATGGGTCAACGGTTGCGATCGATCCGACCAAGTACCGGTTGAGTGAGCAGGTGAAGCGGCTGATTCGCACGAGAGACGGAACCTGCGGGTTCCCCGGCTGCGATGTTCCCGCCCAACGCTGCGACATCGACCATGTCGTCGCGTGGGCAGACGGCGGACGAAGCACGCCCGAAAACCTCATGAGCCTCTGTCGCCGACACCACACACTGAAACACTCGACACGCTGGCGATCAGAAGCACAACCAGACGGCAGCCTGCTCTGGACATCACCAACCGGTGCCCAACACTCAGTGCAACGAGAATAG
- a CDS encoding alpha/beta hydrolase family protein, with translation MSASSIAELLDATRMNGLTATRAGRLIASATALGAEGNSYVSSLVELGDTGAMPLTRGETSASSPAITDDGHVLFVSKRIGEDGSEAKDGSLWSLPPRGEARQLASRPGGFGPLRTAGGVVVAQLDVHSQATSEKEHAELTKKRIDAKVSATLHSGFPTRYWDSDLGPARSVLAKAQLPGDLDEATVRPAPTSETEGESARQVLTFDYAEMPEGRLLDWDLSDDGAFALVVMQTSVPNILESEKLWRVDLRGGEPTLLIDADPADLESVEGGIISPDGTRAVIGRMTNWRSTQSMGARLQVLNLETKTVTELWPEFDFWADPVWLDDATIAAASDDAGRGSVWIGSLDDAKPKRLAGGLEQNLVFSSLAVQGSRLVASASGIDVAPHPVAIDPASGVVTALPNPATVLEAPGTLREVTATAEDGATVRAWLRLPSGDGPHPLVVFAHGGPWGSWNAWTYRWNPNPFVAAGYAVLLPDPAISTGYGQHMIDRGQHQLGGAPFSDIMALTDAAIARDDINASRTALAGGSYGGYMANWVAGQTGERFRCIVTHASLWDTEAMGSTTDNSGWDEPMRAQHELYSPHAHVADIRVPMLVIHGDKDYRVPIAQGQKLWYDLLTKSATPLDSNGQTQHRYLYFPDEGHWILGRGNAQVWYETFLAFLDTHVRSEQSERQATLG, from the coding sequence ATGAGCGCTTCATCGATTGCCGAACTTCTGGACGCCACACGAATGAACGGGCTCACCGCCACCCGCGCTGGCCGGCTCATTGCATCGGCCACAGCTCTGGGCGCCGAGGGCAATTCCTACGTGTCGAGTCTCGTTGAACTTGGCGACACCGGAGCGATGCCGCTGACACGTGGTGAAACGTCAGCATCCTCGCCCGCGATCACCGACGACGGGCACGTTCTCTTTGTCTCGAAGCGCATTGGCGAGGACGGTTCCGAGGCGAAGGATGGCTCGCTGTGGAGCCTGCCGCCGCGCGGCGAAGCACGCCAACTTGCGTCCCGACCCGGGGGCTTCGGCCCGCTGCGCACGGCGGGCGGCGTCGTCGTCGCCCAGCTTGACGTGCACTCGCAGGCGACATCGGAGAAAGAGCACGCAGAACTGACGAAGAAGCGCATCGATGCAAAAGTCTCGGCAACGCTGCACTCCGGTTTTCCTACTCGCTACTGGGACAGTGACCTCGGACCCGCGCGCTCGGTGCTCGCGAAGGCTCAGCTACCCGGCGACCTTGACGAAGCAACCGTGCGTCCGGCCCCCACCTCAGAGACGGAAGGCGAGTCGGCGCGGCAGGTTCTCACGTTCGACTATGCGGAGATGCCCGAGGGGCGCCTGCTCGATTGGGACCTCTCCGACGATGGCGCGTTTGCTCTCGTCGTGATGCAGACAAGCGTTCCGAATATTCTCGAGTCTGAAAAGCTGTGGCGCGTTGACCTGCGGGGCGGTGAGCCGACTCTGCTGATCGATGCAGATCCCGCCGATCTCGAAAGCGTCGAGGGTGGGATCATCTCGCCCGACGGCACGCGCGCCGTGATCGGACGGATGACAAACTGGCGTTCAACGCAGAGCATGGGCGCTCGCCTGCAGGTGCTCAATCTTGAGACAAAGACAGTGACGGAGCTATGGCCCGAGTTCGACTTCTGGGCAGACCCGGTGTGGCTCGACGACGCGACGATCGCCGCGGCGAGCGATGATGCCGGGCGAGGTTCCGTGTGGATCGGCAGCCTTGACGACGCCAAGCCAAAGCGGCTTGCCGGCGGACTAGAGCAGAACCTCGTGTTCAGCAGCCTCGCCGTGCAGGGGAGCAGGCTCGTTGCCTCCGCATCGGGCATTGACGTGGCACCGCATCCGGTCGCCATCGACCCGGCATCCGGAGTCGTCACGGCTCTGCCGAACCCGGCAACCGTGCTCGAGGCACCAGGCACACTCCGCGAGGTGACGGCGACCGCTGAAGACGGCGCAACGGTGCGCGCCTGGCTGCGCCTGCCGAGCGGTGACGGGCCGCATCCTCTTGTCGTCTTCGCGCACGGCGGCCCGTGGGGCTCGTGGAACGCGTGGACGTATCGGTGGAACCCGAACCCCTTCGTCGCCGCCGGCTATGCAGTGCTCTTGCCTGACCCGGCGATCTCGACGGGGTACGGCCAGCACATGATCGACCGTGGGCAGCACCAGCTGGGCGGTGCACCGTTTTCAGACATCATGGCGCTCACGGACGCTGCGATTGCACGCGACGACATCAATGCCAGCCGCACGGCGCTCGCCGGCGGGAGCTACGGCGGCTACATGGCGAACTGGGTGGCGGGGCAGACGGGGGAGCGCTTTCGGTGCATCGTGACGCATGCGTCGCTGTGGGACACGGAGGCGATGGGCTCGACGACGGACAACTCGGGGTGGGACGAGCCGATGCGCGCGCAGCACGAGCTGTACTCGCCGCACGCCCACGTTGCCGACATTCGCGTGCCCATGCTCGTGATCCATGGAGACAAGGACTACCGTGTGCCGATCGCCCAGGGGCAGAAACTCTGGTACGACCTGCTGACGAAGTCGGCGACGCCGCTCGACTCCAACGGGCAGACCCAGCACCGTTACCTGTATTTCCCCGACGAGGGGCACTGGATTCTCGGCCGGGGCAACGCGCAGGTCTGGTACGAGACGTTTCTGGCATTTCTCGACACGCACGTGCGCTCGGAGCAGAGCGAACGTCAGGCGACGTTGGGCTGA
- a CDS encoding GNAT family N-acetyltransferase — MTVTRTALRDRVAAPELALPQHPDIARWRPATLDDLDAMMVLMDAADHLDHPASTTTRAQVENALKSSELIMATDTLVGESAAGVLIAAGVVAEAQAKSTRVQVYLEGTVHPAWRGRGIGRELLAWQRDRALQLLARSPHALPGWIMVDQEHGNIAGQHLSERAGFTLTRYFTEMERRLSDPVEIVEPLADVRIVPLDDELVESSRLARNDAFRDHWGSQPTTQERWEHLTSSPEFRKDLSRVAIEKTDAGEPRVVAFALVSVNKRDWEAAGYSKAYIEYIGVVRDHRGEKLAPAIITAALQSLRDAGIERATLDVDSESPTGANTLYERMGFVAGDRGYSYVLEV; from the coding sequence ATGACCGTCACACGCACTGCCCTCCGTGATCGCGTCGCAGCGCCGGAGCTCGCGCTCCCGCAGCATCCTGATATCGCCCGCTGGAGGCCGGCGACGCTCGACGACCTCGACGCGATGATGGTGCTGATGGATGCCGCGGATCACCTCGATCACCCGGCATCGACAACGACGCGCGCCCAGGTGGAGAATGCGCTGAAGTCGTCTGAGCTGATCATGGCCACTGACACGCTCGTCGGCGAGAGCGCCGCGGGCGTGCTGATCGCCGCGGGGGTTGTCGCCGAGGCACAGGCGAAGTCGACGCGGGTTCAGGTGTATCTCGAGGGCACAGTGCACCCGGCATGGCGCGGACGAGGCATCGGGCGCGAGCTGCTTGCCTGGCAGCGCGACAGGGCGCTGCAGCTGCTGGCGCGGTCGCCGCACGCTCTTCCCGGCTGGATCATGGTCGATCAGGAGCACGGCAACATCGCGGGCCAGCACCTCAGCGAGCGCGCGGGTTTCACACTCACACGCTACTTCACCGAGATGGAGCGGAGGCTGTCCGACCCCGTCGAGATCGTCGAGCCGCTTGCCGACGTGCGCATTGTGCCGCTCGACGACGAGCTCGTCGAGTCGTCGCGTCTCGCTCGCAATGACGCATTTCGCGATCACTGGGGCAGTCAGCCCACGACGCAGGAGCGCTGGGAGCACCTGACGTCGTCTCCGGAGTTTCGCAAAGACCTCAGCCGAGTCGCGATCGAGAAGACGGATGCCGGTGAGCCCCGTGTCGTCGCGTTTGCCCTCGTCTCGGTGAACAAGCGCGATTGGGAGGCCGCGGGGTATTCAAAGGCATACATCGAGTACATCGGCGTCGTGCGCGACCATCGCGGTGAGAAGCTCGCCCCGGCGATCATCACTGCCGCGCTGCAGAGCCTGCGCGACGCGGGCATCGAGCGCGCAACCCTCGACGTCGATTCCGAGAGCCCGACGGGGGCCAACACGCTCTACGAGCGCATGGGCTTCGTCGCAGGCGACCGTGGGTATTCGTACGTGCTCGAGGTGTAG
- a CDS encoding acyltransferase family protein, which yields MVTTASTLPQPATRIRYAGLDGLRALAVAGVLVYHLFPGALPGGFIGVDVFFVISGFLITSLLMRERHTQGRINLRDFWTRRARRILPALILVVTASTTAALVIGGDVLVRIGRQILGASTFSYNWVEIATGGSYFDALSPEMFRTLWSLAVEEQFYIVWPLLLLALLLLPSRWLRAGVLVAASIASALWMARLFAPGADATRVYYGTDTHAFGLLIGAALAVLLEGRLGAGLPKRNGPVIRTLFDVVGAIALIGVMVLAFALGDGDDATYRGGLALASLLTVIVITAAIRPGSVLGSRLDAGALRWLGRRSYGVYLWHWPIFTLTLAMSGSTATQAPPVTASLIAIVITLAASELSFRFVETPMRTRGFRNCARTLGRAFRTSVPRAAISIGIIAVALVLVGSTGTAMAVAPQSSSVEQLIANAQKSSQTKAKDPKPTKPAQSAVTGENITAVGDSVMLAAAPALEDSLPGIDIDASVSRSMYTAPGILEDLEQQGRLRSTVIIGLGTNGPVNESTLDEIVDVIGADRHLILVNAYAPRDWIAGVNTELDSFAAARRTSVIADWRDAIDPRADELLAADHIHPGYEGGTVYAEAIMRSLQVLADLPPAVTEQYGYNLPVVR from the coding sequence ATGGTGACAACAGCTTCTACCCTCCCGCAGCCCGCCACCCGCATTCGCTATGCGGGCCTGGACGGGCTGCGCGCGCTTGCCGTGGCGGGGGTGCTCGTCTACCACCTGTTTCCCGGGGCGCTTCCCGGCGGCTTCATCGGGGTTGACGTGTTCTTCGTCATCTCGGGTTTTCTCATCACGAGCCTGCTCATGCGGGAGCGCCACACGCAGGGCCGCATCAATCTTCGCGACTTCTGGACACGGCGCGCCCGCCGCATCCTCCCCGCTCTGATCCTCGTTGTCACTGCCTCGACGACCGCCGCGCTCGTCATCGGCGGCGATGTGCTGGTGCGCATCGGTCGACAAATTCTCGGCGCCTCGACGTTCAGCTACAACTGGGTGGAGATTGCGACCGGGGGTTCATACTTTGACGCGCTCTCCCCCGAGATGTTCCGCACACTGTGGTCCCTCGCGGTCGAGGAGCAGTTCTACATCGTCTGGCCCCTGCTTCTGTTGGCGCTGCTGCTTCTACCATCACGGTGGCTGCGCGCGGGCGTTCTTGTGGCGGCATCCATCGCCTCTGCGCTCTGGATGGCCCGCCTTTTCGCCCCGGGAGCAGATGCGACGCGCGTCTACTACGGCACAGACACTCACGCATTCGGCCTGCTGATCGGTGCCGCACTCGCCGTACTGCTCGAGGGACGTCTCGGGGCTGGACTGCCCAAGCGCAACGGCCCGGTGATCCGCACGCTTTTCGACGTCGTCGGCGCGATCGCGCTGATCGGGGTGATGGTGCTGGCGTTCGCGCTCGGGGACGGCGATGACGCCACCTATCGCGGAGGTCTCGCGCTCGCGTCGCTGCTGACGGTGATCGTGATTACCGCGGCGATCAGGCCCGGCTCTGTGCTCGGCTCTCGGCTTGATGCCGGTGCCCTGCGCTGGCTGGGGCGCCGCTCGTACGGCGTGTATCTCTGGCACTGGCCCATTTTCACTCTGACGCTCGCGATGAGCGGCTCGACAGCGACGCAGGCACCACCCGTCACCGCATCGCTCATCGCCATCGTCATCACTCTTGCGGCCTCCGAACTGTCATTCCGCTTTGTCGAGACGCCCATGCGCACCCGCGGCTTTCGCAACTGCGCACGCACGCTCGGCCGAGCTTTTCGCACAAGCGTGCCCCGGGCAGCAATCTCAATCGGAATCATCGCCGTCGCCCTCGTGCTCGTCGGTTCGACGGGCACCGCCATGGCCGTTGCCCCGCAATCGTCTTCTGTGGAGCAGCTGATCGCCAACGCGCAGAAGTCGTCGCAGACGAAAGCGAAGGATCCGAAACCAACGAAGCCGGCGCAGTCGGCAGTCACGGGCGAGAACATCACAGCGGTCGGAGACTCCGTGATGTTAGCCGCGGCACCAGCGCTCGAAGATTCACTGCCCGGTATCGACATTGATGCGTCGGTTTCGCGATCGATGTATACGGCGCCCGGCATTCTGGAAGATCTGGAGCAGCAGGGACGGCTGCGCAGCACCGTGATCATCGGCCTTGGCACGAACGGCCCTGTCAACGAATCGACTCTCGACGAGATCGTTGACGTCATCGGGGCGGACCGGCACCTGATACTCGTCAACGCCTACGCGCCGCGCGACTGGATTGCCGGCGTCAACACCGAGCTCGACTCATTCGCCGCGGCCCGCCGCACGTCGGTGATCGCCGACTGGCGCGACGCCATCGACCCCCGTGCAGACGAACTGCTCGCGGCAGACCACATCCACCCCGGCTACGAGGGCGGAACCGTCTATGCCGAGGCGATCATGCGCTCTCTGCAGGTGCTCGCCGATCTGCCGCCCGCCGTGACGGAGCAGTACGGCTATAACCTGCCGGTCGTGCGCTGA
- a CDS encoding phosphotransferase family protein → MSTWHRGLLDNVSSRFVEQHLGEPEFVDDLSWGLVDTAVLWVRDGDRDVIVKTAGPGNHHIGREITANESYTAPLVDSNRTGMLIAADRAANTLILAYQHGNLIDGTDSELDPDVYAQAGAVLRELHGQESRVDDDYEIRVTDRAVRWLDGEHRIAPDVEAEARSILSSYRPMPITVVPTHGDWQPRNWLIDNGWLRVIDFGRFAFRPPATDLCRIAEKQWRENPALEDAFVAGFGRDPRDELVWPMDLLREAIGTACWAFQVGDADFEKHGLRLVDEAIARF, encoded by the coding sequence ATGAGCACCTGGCATCGCGGACTTCTCGACAACGTCTCGTCTCGCTTTGTCGAGCAGCACCTGGGCGAGCCCGAGTTTGTCGATGATCTGTCGTGGGGACTCGTTGATACGGCCGTCCTCTGGGTCCGTGACGGCGATCGCGATGTGATCGTTAAGACGGCTGGTCCGGGCAATCATCATATTGGGCGGGAAATCACTGCGAATGAGTCTTACACGGCCCCGCTGGTCGACAGCAACCGTACGGGGATGCTCATCGCTGCTGACCGCGCGGCGAACACACTCATTCTCGCGTATCAGCACGGGAACCTGATCGACGGGACGGACTCCGAGCTTGACCCTGATGTCTATGCGCAGGCGGGGGCGGTGCTCCGCGAGCTGCACGGGCAGGAGTCGCGTGTTGATGACGATTACGAGATTCGTGTCACCGATCGCGCCGTGCGCTGGCTTGATGGTGAGCACCGCATCGCTCCCGATGTCGAGGCGGAGGCTCGCAGCATCCTCTCGTCGTATCGTCCGATGCCGATCACGGTTGTGCCCACGCATGGTGACTGGCAGCCGCGCAATTGGCTGATCGACAACGGCTGGCTCCGCGTCATCGATTTCGGGCGCTTCGCGTTCCGCCCGCCCGCGACGGATCTGTGTCGCATCGCGGAGAAACAGTGGCGTGAGAATCCGGCATTGGAGGACGCTTTTGTGGCGGGCTTCGGTCGAGACCCGCGCGACGAGCTCGTCTGGCCGATGGATCTGCTGCGTGAGGCGATCGGAACCGCCTGCTGGGCGTTCCAGGTCGGCGATGCGGATTTCGAGAAGCACGGTCTCCGGCTCGTCGATGAGGCGATCGCGCGATTCTGA
- a CDS encoding phosphoenolpyruvate synthase, producing MAEILKLTDVERTMVETVGGKGAHLGELMRIGDVHVPDGFCVTTEAYQRVIAASPDVGASLAVLSRVAADDRDALAEVSASLRHAIESIELPSDLVTSLAAAHGALGEVGAYAVRSSATAEDLPSASFAGQQDSYLNVIGFERILDDIRRCWASLFTERAVSYRVANTIDHGTVDMAVIVQRMVPADAAGVLFTADPVTSNRTIATVEAVRGLGDSFISGQVRGDFYAVRDDEIVSASITAARPVLADDQVVRLVDLGRRIEKHMGEPQDIEWCCADGTFFIVQSRPITTLYPIPPAPDDGIHVYASVGHQQMMTDAMKPLGLSVWQLTALRTMAEAGSRLFVDITAMLTTPEGRTGLTRGLGASEPLIADALQTVINRDIVPLKPGSDPGPMPPGVGEATAEPQPGAVEQQIATAEQSIAAFRRSIRQESGPALFDAILADVDELRRLVSDPQSMQVLMAGIEASRTLNETLSEWLGETNAADVLAQSVPHNVTAEMGLALLDVADAMRPHADVVAHLKNVAAGSVPDGQLLDDLRARAGGPDAATALSVFLNDYGMRCVGEIDVTRERWDERPELLVPAIVANIASLKPGESARRFERGRQQAMAKRDDVLARLRELPDGERKAAETEDAIRRLRAYTGYREYPKYVMINRYSEYREALLGEAERQVRSGLLHQADDIFFLRFDELQQAVRTRQVDHALIQARRDEFARDENLTPPRLITSEGETISGAYHRDDVPAGALPGLAVSAGTVEGRARVVSDIGDADLEPDDILVTAFTDPSWTPVFLGIAGLVTEVGGVMTHGAVIAREYGLPAVVAVENATRLIRDRQRIRVHGTDGFVELLEDTASID from the coding sequence ATGGCCGAGATACTGAAGCTGACGGATGTCGAACGCACAATGGTCGAAACTGTCGGCGGCAAGGGCGCGCACCTCGGCGAACTTATGAGAATCGGCGACGTACACGTGCCCGATGGATTCTGCGTGACGACCGAGGCATACCAGCGCGTCATCGCGGCGTCCCCGGACGTTGGCGCGTCACTCGCCGTACTGTCTCGCGTGGCCGCCGACGACCGCGACGCGCTAGCCGAGGTCAGCGCGTCGCTGCGGCACGCGATCGAGAGCATCGAACTTCCGAGCGACCTCGTGACGTCTCTCGCCGCTGCGCACGGGGCGCTGGGCGAGGTCGGAGCGTATGCCGTGCGATCCAGTGCGACGGCGGAGGATCTGCCGTCAGCATCCTTTGCCGGCCAGCAGGACTCGTACCTGAACGTGATCGGGTTCGAGCGCATTCTCGATGACATCAGGCGCTGCTGGGCCTCCCTTTTCACGGAACGCGCCGTCTCATACCGGGTGGCGAACACGATCGACCACGGCACCGTCGACATGGCCGTCATCGTGCAGCGCATGGTGCCAGCGGATGCTGCAGGAGTTCTGTTCACCGCCGACCCAGTGACGTCGAATCGCACGATCGCCACGGTGGAGGCCGTCCGCGGTCTCGGGGACAGCTTCATCTCTGGTCAGGTGCGGGGAGATTTCTACGCCGTGCGTGACGACGAGATCGTCTCGGCATCCATAACAGCGGCGCGGCCCGTGCTGGCAGACGACCAGGTCGTTCGGCTTGTCGACCTGGGGCGCCGCATCGAGAAGCACATGGGCGAGCCGCAAGACATCGAATGGTGCTGTGCAGATGGCACGTTCTTCATCGTTCAGAGCCGTCCCATTACAACTCTCTACCCGATTCCGCCAGCTCCTGACGACGGCATCCACGTGTATGCGTCGGTTGGTCATCAGCAGATGATGACCGATGCGATGAAGCCGCTCGGGCTCTCGGTCTGGCAGCTGACGGCGCTGCGCACGATGGCGGAGGCCGGCAGTCGGCTGTTCGTCGACATTACGGCGATGCTCACCACTCCCGAGGGACGCACGGGTCTCACCCGTGGGCTCGGGGCATCGGAGCCGCTGATCGCCGACGCGCTGCAGACCGTGATCAATCGCGACATCGTGCCGCTGAAACCTGGTTCCGACCCGGGACCCATGCCTCCAGGCGTCGGGGAGGCGACGGCTGAGCCGCAACCCGGGGCCGTCGAACAACAGATCGCCACGGCAGAGCAGTCGATCGCGGCGTTTCGACGCAGCATCCGGCAAGAATCAGGGCCAGCCCTGTTCGACGCGATCCTGGCAGACGTCGACGAGCTTCGTCGTCTGGTGAGCGATCCGCAGAGCATGCAGGTGCTCATGGCGGGAATCGAAGCGTCGCGCACACTCAACGAGACGCTGAGCGAGTGGCTGGGAGAGACGAACGCCGCCGATGTGCTTGCGCAGTCTGTGCCGCATAATGTGACTGCTGAGATGGGCCTCGCGCTTCTGGACGTCGCCGATGCCATGCGCCCGCACGCGGATGTCGTCGCGCACCTGAAGAATGTGGCCGCGGGATCCGTGCCTGACGGGCAACTGCTCGATGACCTGAGAGCTCGTGCCGGGGGACCGGATGCTGCTACTGCACTGAGCGTGTTTCTCAACGACTACGGCATGCGCTGCGTCGGCGAGATCGACGTGACGCGTGAACGGTGGGATGAACGCCCGGAGCTTCTCGTTCCCGCGATTGTGGCCAACATTGCGAGTCTCAAGCCGGGCGAAAGTGCGCGGCGATTCGAGCGCGGTCGGCAGCAGGCAATGGCGAAGCGCGACGACGTGCTGGCGCGGCTGCGGGAGCTTCCCGATGGCGAACGCAAGGCGGCCGAGACGGAGGATGCGATCAGGCGACTTCGGGCGTACACCGGGTATCGCGAGTACCCGAAGTACGTCATGATCAACAGATACTCCGAATATCGCGAAGCGCTTCTTGGCGAGGCCGAACGCCAGGTGCGCTCTGGTCTGCTGCACCAGGCAGACGACATCTTCTTTCTGCGCTTTGACGAACTGCAGCAGGCGGTGCGCACACGGCAGGTTGACCACGCTCTCATACAGGCACGACGAGACGAGTTCGCTCGCGACGAGAACCTGACGCCGCCGCGGCTCATCACCTCTGAGGGCGAGACGATCAGCGGTGCCTATCATCGCGATGACGTGCCAGCCGGCGCGCTTCCCGGTCTCGCGGTCTCGGCAGGGACTGTCGAGGGGCGAGCTCGCGTCGTCAGCGATATTGGCGACGCTGATCTTGAGCCGGATGACATCCTTGTCACAGCGTTCACGGACCCGAGCTGGACGCCCGTGTTTCTCGGGATAGCCGGGTTAGTCACGGAGGTGGGCGGCGTGATGACACACGGCGCGGTGATCGCTCGTGAATACGGGCTGCCGGCTGTCGTCGCTGTGGAAAATGCCACGAGGCTCATCCGTGATAGGCAGCGAATTCGGGTGCACGGCACCGATGGGTTCGTCGAGCTGCTCGAGGACACCGCGTCGATAGACTGA
- the truA gene encoding tRNA pseudouridine(38-40) synthase TruA, whose translation MTDQHPPATRFRLDIAYDGTDFSGWARQPGLRTVQGVLEDAIARLFGRRGDEPGLTVAGRTDAGVHATGQVAHVDLHARHAEALTRQNRRDTVIQSPGEVFARRMNGVLGRRSDVVVTSASEAPDGFDARFSASWRRYAYRIADDVTGRNPLERNTVVWHPGALDVEAMDAAARELVGLHDFGAYCKPREGATTIRTLQDFRWSRDGAGYVVAEVKADAFCHSMVRSLTGACVSVGEGRLAAADLVRLRDAGARTSAFAVMPAHGLVLVQVGYPEDDLLAARAELTRAKRTLN comes from the coding sequence GTGACCGATCAGCATCCGCCCGCCACACGATTCCGGCTCGATATCGCGTACGACGGCACCGACTTCTCTGGGTGGGCGCGGCAACCTGGCCTGCGCACCGTGCAGGGAGTGCTGGAGGACGCCATCGCCCGACTTTTTGGTCGCCGGGGCGATGAACCCGGACTAACCGTCGCCGGGCGCACGGATGCAGGAGTTCACGCGACCGGACAGGTAGCGCATGTGGACCTGCATGCGCGGCACGCCGAGGCACTGACGAGGCAGAATCGTCGGGATACTGTGATTCAGAGCCCCGGCGAGGTATTCGCGCGCCGCATGAACGGTGTGCTCGGTCGACGCTCCGACGTTGTGGTCACGAGTGCCAGCGAGGCTCCCGATGGCTTCGACGCGCGTTTCTCGGCATCGTGGCGGCGATACGCGTATCGAATCGCAGACGATGTCACCGGACGGAACCCGCTCGAGCGCAACACCGTCGTCTGGCACCCGGGCGCGCTTGACGTCGAGGCAATGGATGCTGCCGCCCGCGAGCTTGTCGGGCTGCACGATTTCGGCGCGTACTGCAAGCCGCGCGAGGGCGCCACGACGATTCGCACGCTGCAGGATTTTCGCTGGAGCCGGGATGGTGCCGGCTATGTCGTCGCCGAGGTGAAGGCTGATGCCTTCTGTCACAGTATGGTTCGCTCGCTGACGGGGGCCTGCGTCTCTGTGGGAGAAGGTCGGCTCGCTGCCGCTGACCTTGTGCGGCTCAGGGATGCTGGCGCGCGCACGAGTGCGTTTGCTGTGATGCCGGCACACGGGCTCGTTCTCGTGCAGGTCGGCTACCCGGAAGACGACCTGCTCGCCGCGCGCGCCGAACTTACGCGGGCCAAACGCACGCTGAACTGA